One window of Acidobacteriota bacterium genomic DNA carries:
- a CDS encoding PilN domain-containing protein has protein sequence MIKVNLLASAVTEAQAAAPAPRQAQATGQILMIGVAILGLVIFVGVDYYFAKAAADEAKQYLADQEKQKLQLDGQKKELEQYEQKNKIIQQRLAVIKQLAEGGNQGPVKILNAVNTKMPPDGIILGQITQKGSKISIQGVTTNRERATQFAKDLEIEGGGLFTNVSVIIDAPGKQDATEEQNIKFTIDCVYNPTPPPSATDGTAPAAAATPPAKK, from the coding sequence ATGATTAAAGTCAATTTGTTGGCAAGTGCGGTAACCGAAGCTCAGGCTGCAGCTCCTGCTCCACGGCAAGCTCAAGCAACTGGCCAAATTCTGATGATTGGGGTGGCGATTCTTGGCCTGGTCATTTTTGTTGGTGTTGACTATTACTTTGCAAAAGCAGCGGCTGATGAAGCCAAGCAGTATTTAGCCGACCAGGAAAAGCAAAAGCTCCAACTCGATGGCCAAAAGAAAGAACTGGAGCAGTATGAGCAAAAGAATAAAATTATTCAGCAGCGTCTGGCTGTGATCAAGCAACTGGCCGAAGGTGGAAACCAGGGACCAGTTAAAATCTTGAATGCTGTCAATACCAAAATGCCACCTGATGGAATCATTTTGGGCCAAATTACTCAAAAAGGCTCAAAGATTTCTATCCAAGGTGTGACAACCAATCGTGAGCGGGCAACCCAGTTTGCAAAAGATCTTGAAATTGAAGGGGGCGGGCTCTTCACCAATGTTTCTGTGATTATTGACGCACCTGGGAAACAAGATGCGACAGAAGAACAAAACATTAAGTTTACGATTGATTGTGTCTACAATCCGACGCCTCCGCCATCGGCAACAGACGGCACTGCTCCAGCAGCCGCCGCTACGCCACCAGCCAAAAAATAA
- the pilO gene encoding type 4a pilus biogenesis protein PilO, producing the protein MAEGGGGIGFLTNIPWWGQLLILLVLVLGLSYLGDVFLCADLRLTAEKDRKKAEDLKKENEKTKQFIAQYAQYKAAYEQALQDLKSYRERLPESPLIPNTVETIYLQAEKVGLVVRGIKPKAETKKDFYKEVPLEVKLGGTYNNIGIFFDRLENFPRIMKIGDLDMKKATPQTDKLSIETVFTMSVFYAAEADVMNVPEPTAKDTKAKPAPAKTP; encoded by the coding sequence ATGGCTGAAGGTGGTGGCGGAATTGGTTTTCTGACAAATATTCCCTGGTGGGGGCAATTGCTGATTCTCCTGGTTTTGGTGCTGGGCTTAAGCTATCTGGGCGATGTTTTCTTGTGCGCAGATCTTCGACTCACTGCCGAGAAAGACCGGAAAAAAGCTGAAGATTTGAAAAAAGAGAATGAGAAAACGAAGCAGTTCATTGCTCAATATGCCCAATACAAAGCTGCCTATGAACAGGCGTTGCAAGATCTCAAGAGTTATCGTGAACGACTTCCTGAGTCGCCCTTGATCCCCAACACTGTGGAAACCATTTACTTACAAGCTGAAAAAGTCGGTTTGGTGGTGCGTGGAATTAAACCGAAGGCTGAAACGAAAAAGGATTTTTACAAGGAAGTCCCCCTGGAAGTGAAACTTGGTGGTACCTATAACAATATCGGGATCTTCTTTGATCGCCTTGAAAACTTTCCTCGAATTATGAAAATCGGGGATTTAGATATGAAGAAAGCCACACCTCAAACTGATAAATTAAGTATTGAGACCGTGTTTACCATGTCCGTGTTTTATGCTGCTGAAGCAGATGTGATGAATGTTCCTGAACCAACGGCAAAAGATACCAAAGCAAAACCAGCCCCAGCAAAAACACCATAA
- the pilQ gene encoding type IV pilus secretin PilQ, translating to MPSCYRVCMAVALAFIAGWTNIAAAVVPQQAEGDLAMVTALKVQPADAQKAKVVLEGTAHFDYTVLRPESRLITVDLYGVDTSKLQPTNPGGGRLIEAIQVKSVGLPGKVAARVEIQLLQPCEVKSQFEQATHTLILELKLQGTMTSDATSDSPALDAKKAVATATGTTIQAIETATTTDQFEAQIKTDGRVHFKHFLLHQPERLVIDLQDVQSAMPQRVVSIKDDRVERVRIGSPSPGNTRIVFDLSREHEYSVVETNAGLVVKVGTLIAKNETKPVVKPAVATDVTRSRKAVDEPKETTPLVASNTKLTDEKVSPTSNLADLKPAAFTKVNSPEPPPVTPAKSARDKKAQAGQFGEPGFVGPPVSIDITNVDLSDILRFLSDNYDVNFVLDKSATGDIKVTLKVTDVPWNQVLEAILRSNRLGYQTEGKLIRIATLTAFAEEEKQRTERAEAARNNIPMITEYFKLKYERVLGGQLGGGAAAGGGGGGGGAGGGVGPGSIGGVGLRPIVSQSLSQRGSISVNPRTNMLIVTDIPERVEKIRQIIARLDVAEPQVEIEARIVQADRTFLRDLGVQLFTGVVARRGGGVGFSTAGGQSIGFGFGGTTDGGNGIIQGTFTPRSFFGQGLSGADSLFIGPLASGAIGNLNPASSVLSLTTGLIGTGFISAALTAAESKGIAKQISSPRVTVQNNSEGEIISGTSIPYTAAQNIGATAISTTTFQEATLGLKITPQITVEGNVLLSLESTNDSVNQSITVNGQPAINRQSTKTLVLVPDGGTTIIGGVNVDRESDSVNRTPGISSIPLLGNLFKQRSVRRQTTELLFFITPRIFRGENFITNGVPPTPVPAPSPAGVDQSTVGGQP from the coding sequence ATGCCTAGCTGTTACCGCGTGTGCATGGCTGTGGCGCTAGCTTTTATTGCAGGGTGGACCAACATTGCAGCAGCCGTTGTCCCCCAACAGGCGGAAGGCGATCTGGCGATGGTCACCGCCCTGAAGGTTCAACCGGCAGATGCCCAAAAAGCAAAAGTGGTTCTTGAAGGCACCGCCCATTTTGATTACACCGTGCTGCGTCCTGAATCACGACTGATCACGGTTGATCTGTACGGTGTGGATACATCAAAGCTTCAACCAACAAACCCAGGCGGAGGCCGCTTGATTGAAGCAATTCAGGTGAAATCAGTGGGGTTGCCTGGAAAAGTAGCTGCACGTGTTGAAATTCAATTGCTTCAACCCTGTGAAGTGAAGTCTCAGTTTGAACAAGCCACTCATACCCTGATCCTTGAATTAAAGCTCCAGGGGACAATGACCAGTGATGCGACCTCTGACTCGCCAGCACTGGATGCCAAGAAAGCGGTTGCGACAGCAACTGGAACAACCATCCAGGCCATTGAAACCGCTACGACCACCGATCAGTTTGAGGCTCAAATCAAAACTGATGGTCGAGTTCATTTCAAACACTTCTTACTTCACCAACCAGAGCGCTTAGTCATTGACCTTCAAGACGTTCAAAGTGCCATGCCACAACGAGTGGTAAGCATTAAGGATGATCGGGTTGAGCGTGTCCGGATTGGAAGTCCAAGTCCTGGCAATACCCGGATTGTGTTTGATTTGAGCCGGGAACATGAATATTCCGTGGTTGAAACGAATGCGGGATTAGTTGTGAAAGTGGGAACGTTGATTGCCAAAAATGAAACGAAGCCGGTTGTGAAACCAGCGGTGGCCACCGATGTGACCCGATCACGAAAGGCAGTTGATGAACCAAAGGAAACAACCCCGCTCGTGGCTTCCAACACGAAACTGACGGATGAGAAAGTAAGCCCAACTTCAAATTTAGCTGATTTGAAACCAGCGGCTTTTACTAAAGTCAACTCACCTGAACCTCCACCTGTAACTCCAGCAAAATCAGCCAGAGACAAGAAAGCTCAAGCTGGTCAATTTGGAGAACCAGGATTTGTCGGGCCACCGGTGAGCATTGACATCACCAACGTTGACTTGAGCGATATTCTCCGGTTTTTATCTGACAACTATGATGTCAATTTTGTTTTGGATAAATCAGCCACCGGGGATATCAAGGTGACTTTGAAAGTCACGGATGTTCCGTGGAATCAAGTCCTGGAAGCTATTTTGCGGTCCAATCGGTTGGGATACCAAACCGAAGGAAAATTGATTCGCATTGCGACATTGACTGCGTTTGCGGAAGAAGAAAAACAACGCACTGAACGAGCTGAAGCTGCCCGAAACAACATCCCAATGATTACTGAATACTTTAAGCTCAAATATGAGCGGGTGCTGGGTGGTCAATTGGGTGGTGGTGCTGCCGCAGGTGGTGGCGGCGGTGGTGGCGGCGCCGGTGGTGGAGTTGGACCAGGGAGCATTGGTGGAGTTGGTCTGCGACCAATTGTATCCCAGTCGTTATCCCAACGTGGTTCAATCTCAGTCAATCCACGTACCAACATGCTGATTGTCACTGACATTCCTGAACGAGTTGAAAAAATCCGTCAAATCATCGCCCGGCTTGATGTGGCTGAGCCTCAGGTTGAAATCGAGGCCCGCATTGTTCAGGCTGATCGAACCTTCCTCCGGGATCTTGGTGTTCAGTTATTTACCGGGGTCGTTGCTCGACGTGGCGGTGGGGTTGGCTTTTCAACCGCTGGCGGGCAGTCCATCGGTTTTGGCTTTGGCGGAACTACAGATGGTGGAAACGGTATTATCCAGGGGACGTTTACCCCGCGTTCGTTTTTCGGACAGGGATTATCCGGAGCTGATAGTTTGTTCATTGGCCCTCTGGCTTCAGGCGCTATTGGGAACCTGAACCCGGCGAGTTCAGTGTTGAGTTTGACGACTGGGTTAATTGGCACTGGCTTCATTTCAGCCGCATTGACCGCTGCTGAATCAAAGGGAATTGCCAAACAGATTTCGTCACCGAGAGTCACGGTTCAAAATAACTCAGAGGGCGAAATCATTTCTGGGACGTCAATTCCTTATACTGCCGCTCAAAATATTGGTGCGACCGCCATTTCAACCACAACGTTCCAGGAAGCAACGCTCGGTCTCAAAATCACTCCTCAAATTACAGTTGAGGGCAACGTGTTGTTGAGTCTTGAGTCCACAAATGACAGCGTCAATCAATCAATTACGGTCAATGGTCAACCTGCGATCAATCGGCAAAGCACAAAAACATTGGTTTTAGTGCCAGATGGGGGAACAACCATCATCGGTGGTGTCAACGTTGATCGTGAAAGTGACTCAGTGAATCGAACCCCAGGGATTTCAAGCATTCCGTTGTTGGGTAACTTGTTTAAACAACGTTCAGTTCGACGCCAAACCACGGAATTACTTTTCTTCATCACCCCACGCATTTTCCGCGGTGAAAACTTCATTACCAATGGAGTGCCACCAACCCCAGTCCCTGCACCTTCACCGGCTGGCGTTGACCAGTCAACAGTCGGAGGCCAGCCGTAA
- a CDS encoding septum formation initiator family protein yields the protein MNHVELTRTVSPVTSLEKPIQFTLSQVTQPVFSFPLISTMILLALGGLCVSVGVRTQQELLQAHHSQLAVQQQLNIKQIEIQKLNRDIQDLSSNPVSIEHAARKMGMVKQNEVVVILPDAPCTHP from the coding sequence TTGAATCACGTTGAACTTACCCGCACTGTTTCCCCGGTTACTTCGCTCGAGAAGCCAATTCAGTTTACGCTGAGCCAGGTAACGCAACCGGTTTTTTCGTTTCCGTTGATCTCAACCATGATTTTGCTGGCATTGGGCGGATTGTGTGTTTCGGTTGGGGTGAGGACTCAACAGGAGCTCCTCCAGGCTCACCACTCGCAACTGGCTGTGCAACAGCAACTGAACATCAAACAAATTGAAATTCAAAAACTCAACCGTGACATACAGGATCTCTCTTCCAACCCGGTCTCTATTGAGCATGCAGCTCGAAAAATGGGTATGGTGAAACAAAATGAAGTTGTGGTGATTTTACCCGATGCTCCCTGTACACACCCGTGA
- a CDS encoding S-adenosylmethionine decarboxylase has protein sequence MYQTLLADFIEVLPDRLKASDQFIQGFHQAPEPPSMIEVYPQQNQGAWILVKWPEIRLEVFTYPAKNLVTLDLYAPKEMDLDALFRKLVGYFEPSVIRKTILSRGILDA, from the coding sequence ATGTATCAAACTCTGTTAGCCGATTTTATTGAGGTCTTGCCAGATCGGCTGAAAGCCAGTGACCAATTCATTCAAGGGTTTCACCAGGCACCAGAACCACCCTCGATGATTGAGGTTTATCCTCAACAAAACCAGGGAGCGTGGATACTGGTCAAATGGCCTGAGATTCGACTGGAAGTGTTTACCTACCCGGCCAAAAACCTGGTTACTCTGGATCTGTACGCACCAAAAGAAATGGATCTTGACGCCCTCTTCAGAAAACTCGTCGGCTATTTCGAACCTTCAGTCATTCGGAAAACAATTTTGTCTCGCGGGATTTTGGATGCTTAG
- a CDS encoding PilZ domain-containing protein yields MPGFCDSCDERSDRLFDITRVPEFAEVVRSLNYRTVCQACYDDLLEESKQPAPPVDEEERRGEKRLPVNLEVQIEGTSREGIPFREKTITEDVSLNGAKIITHQDIEAGSVLKFTVVDSDFETSAIVEVVWKLGVGKTAGLKFVEQNTHWKHLLQRQGIL; encoded by the coding sequence ATGCCAGGGTTTTGCGATAGCTGTGATGAGCGATCAGATCGACTTTTCGACATTACCCGTGTCCCCGAATTTGCCGAAGTCGTCCGGAGCTTAAATTACCGCACGGTATGCCAGGCTTGTTACGATGACTTGCTGGAAGAAAGCAAACAGCCAGCACCCCCAGTTGATGAAGAAGAGCGCCGGGGAGAAAAGCGACTCCCGGTTAACCTGGAGGTGCAAATTGAAGGGACCAGTCGAGAGGGAATTCCGTTCAGAGAAAAAACCATCACCGAAGATGTCAGCTTGAATGGTGCCAAAATTATTACCCACCAGGATATTGAAGCCGGCAGTGTCTTAAAATTTACGGTTGTGGACTCAGATTTCGAGACTTCCGCCATCGTTGAGGTGGTTTGGAAGTTAGGGGTTGGTAAAACCGCCGGCCTGAAATTTGTCGAACAAAATACACACTGGAAACACCTCTTACAGCGTCAGGGAATACTCTAG
- a CDS encoding FAD-binding oxidoreductase, with protein MIKSAEVVIIGGGVIGCSIAYYLTQFGCKDVVILERETFQGKHSTGRSAGGVRQQFATPVNIRMSVFSIDVFSQFKEMTGQDPEYHPFGYLFMATQPEHIEYLQANMKVQQQEGVPVQFVSRDDIREMVPQLFTEDLVGGSFCPTDGFVDPYSVMQGFNHKAREQGARILLETEVTNILTQSGRVTGVETNHGTVSTRTVINASGPWARITAGWVGIDLPVQPTRRQLVNTEKFDELPMELPMLIDMSNGCYMRKESGGVMIGWADPDEPPSFNTVFDPDFVDVIVEKALPRMPCLENAGINLRRCWGGLYSISPDHHAIVGPVPNLEGFYLCNGFSGHGIMHSPAMGISIAEMVMFGESRTLNVSELKVDRFEKGELLHETAVI; from the coding sequence ATGATTAAATCGGCAGAGGTTGTTATCATCGGCGGAGGTGTTATTGGCTGTAGTATTGCTTATTACCTGACCCAGTTCGGGTGCAAGGATGTTGTTATCCTGGAACGCGAGACCTTTCAGGGAAAGCATTCGACTGGTCGGAGTGCTGGTGGAGTTCGGCAACAATTTGCCACCCCGGTCAATATCCGCATGTCGGTATTTTCAATTGATGTCTTTTCCCAATTTAAGGAGATGACCGGACAGGATCCTGAGTATCACCCCTTTGGCTATTTATTTATGGCGACGCAGCCAGAGCATATTGAATATTTGCAGGCCAATATGAAAGTACAGCAGCAGGAAGGGGTACCAGTTCAATTTGTCAGCCGGGATGATATCCGGGAAATGGTGCCACAACTCTTTACTGAGGACTTGGTGGGCGGAAGTTTTTGCCCGACAGATGGTTTTGTTGATCCATACAGTGTCATGCAGGGATTCAACCATAAAGCGCGTGAACAAGGGGCGCGAATCCTGTTGGAAACGGAAGTAACCAATATATTGACGCAATCAGGTCGGGTCACGGGTGTTGAAACCAACCATGGCACTGTCTCGACCCGCACCGTGATTAATGCTTCCGGTCCCTGGGCCCGGATCACAGCCGGATGGGTGGGGATTGACCTTCCCGTTCAACCAACTCGTCGGCAACTGGTCAATACCGAGAAATTTGACGAGCTTCCGATGGAACTCCCCATGCTGATTGACATGAGCAATGGGTGTTATATGCGCAAAGAATCAGGTGGAGTAATGATCGGTTGGGCTGATCCAGATGAGCCTCCAAGCTTTAACACTGTTTTTGATCCGGATTTTGTTGACGTGATTGTTGAAAAAGCACTCCCACGGATGCCGTGTCTCGAAAATGCCGGGATAAATCTTCGAAGGTGTTGGGGTGGCCTCTATTCTATTTCACCTGATCACCATGCGATTGTTGGCCCGGTACCAAACCTGGAAGGGTTTTACCTCTGCAACGGTTTTAGTGGGCATGGCATTATGCATTCACCAGCCATGGGCATTTCAATTGCGGAAATGGTCATGTTTGGTGAATCGAGAACCCTGAATGTGTCTGAGTTGAAGGTGGACCGATTTGAAAAAGGTGAACTGTTGCACGAAACAGCCGTGATTTAA
- a CDS encoding 1-deoxy-D-xylulose-5-phosphate reductoisomerase — translation MPQTISILGSTGSIGCSTLDVITHLSPRFEVTALSAGNNVAVLAEQIKAYHPQFVAVGTAQAADQLRNLVKNDYSGDIGIGMEGMVAVASYPGTECVISATVGGRGLLPTLKAIELGRRVGIANKEPLVMAGELMTRVAQESGAEILPIDSEHNALHQCLRGETRSEVRRLILTASGGPFRKTPIEEFERLTVAQALKHPTWQMGPKITIDSATLMNKGLEVIEARWLFGIEPGRVEVIVHPQSTVHSMVELVDGSVLAQLGVTDMRHPIQYALTYPDRLPANLPALDLVGIGKLEFELPDMKRFPCLGLAYQALQRGGTMPAVLNAANEIAVAAFLAERIPFIAIPRLIAEVMDRHQIQPTSDLETILTADYWARTEAEGWVTRQLSG, via the coding sequence ATGCCTCAAACCATTTCCATTCTGGGTTCAACTGGCTCCATTGGATGCAGTACCCTTGACGTCATTACCCATCTCTCCCCACGCTTTGAAGTGACTGCTTTGAGCGCTGGCAATAATGTTGCCGTGCTGGCCGAACAAATCAAAGCCTATCATCCACAGTTTGTTGCGGTTGGTACTGCGCAGGCGGCTGATCAATTGAGGAATCTGGTCAAAAATGATTACTCGGGTGATATTGGAATTGGGATGGAGGGCATGGTCGCCGTTGCCAGTTACCCTGGAACTGAATGTGTGATCTCGGCCACAGTTGGTGGGCGTGGGCTTTTACCAACCCTCAAGGCAATTGAACTTGGCCGGCGGGTGGGGATTGCCAATAAAGAGCCCCTTGTGATGGCTGGTGAACTGATGACCCGCGTTGCCCAGGAATCTGGGGCTGAAATCCTGCCGATTGACAGCGAGCACAATGCCTTACACCAGTGCTTGCGGGGTGAGACGAGGAGCGAAGTCAGGCGACTCATTCTCACCGCCAGTGGTGGACCCTTTCGCAAAACGCCAATTGAGGAATTTGAACGATTAACGGTTGCCCAGGCATTAAAGCACCCGACCTGGCAAATGGGACCCAAGATTACGATTGATTCGGCTACCTTGATGAATAAAGGGTTGGAAGTCATCGAGGCGCGCTGGTTGTTTGGGATTGAACCTGGTCGGGTTGAGGTGATTGTCCACCCGCAATCAACCGTGCATTCAATGGTTGAGCTTGTTGATGGATCAGTGCTTGCCCAGCTTGGAGTCACTGATATGCGGCATCCGATTCAGTATGCCCTGACATACCCGGATCGCCTGCCGGCCAACTTACCGGCTTTGGATTTGGTGGGAATTGGAAAATTAGAGTTTGAGTTGCCGGATATGAAGCGGTTTCCCTGTCTCGGACTGGCATATCAAGCACTTCAGAGAGGCGGAACCATGCCGGCTGTGCTCAATGCCGCCAATGAAATCGCGGTGGCGGCTTTTTTGGCGGAGCGGATTCCCTTTATCGCCATTCCACGGTTAATTGCTGAAGTGATGGACCGCCACCAAATTCAACCAACCTCTGATTTAGAAACAATTCTGACTGCTGACTACTGGGCAAGAACTGAAGCTGAGGGGTGGGTAACTCGTCAACTTAGTGGTTAG